Proteins co-encoded in one Acipenser ruthenus chromosome 3, fAciRut3.2 maternal haplotype, whole genome shotgun sequence genomic window:
- the LOC117394321 gene encoding C-C chemokine receptor type 4 yields MNLTDDPVIHLITSDYNYSLDYNDSLDFNYDYSPCTDSTTILGYNSMSALISVVFMAGLVGNSIVILILTRHIKMKNMTDVCMLNLAISDLLLVLSLPFWACYVSGQGFLSDALCKFITGLYLIGFYSSIFFVTLMSIDRYLAIVHAIFAMRARTLLYGTIASIVIWSVAICASIPDFVFTEAIIDDNAVVCQPNYPSNNGKTWKLLRNFEANILGLLIPLIIMTYCYVSILIVLLRSKTSKRHKAIKLIFMIVGVFIVFWVPYNITLFLESLQELNIGKNCGNSQKVIFARDVTEAISLVHCCVNPVIYVLAGEKFKKHLGNLFYRLTFCISFCKRTTIRIRVSENETSNTPV; encoded by the coding sequence atgaaTCTGACAGACGATCCCGTGATTCATCTTATAACATCAGACTACAATTATTCCCTGGACTACAATGATTCCTTAGATTTCAATTACGATTACAGCCCATGTACAGACAGCACAACCATACTGGGATACAATTCTATGTCTGCTCTTATCTCTGTGGTGTTCATGGCTGGCCTTGTTGGGAACAGTATTGTCATCTTGATACTTACACGCCATATCAAGATGAAAAACATGACAGACGTTTGTATGCTGAATTTGGCAATCTCTGACCTACTGCTTGTCCTCTCTCTTCCATTCTGGGCATGTTATGTTTCTGGCCAGGGCTTTCTGAGTGATGCTCTTTGTAAATTCATCACTGGCCTCTACCTGATTGGTTTCTACAGCAGCATATTCTTTGTAACCCTGATGAGTATAGATAGATATCTTGCCATAGTCCATGCTATATTCGCTATGAGAGCCAGAACACTTCTTTATGGTACAATTGCAAGCATCGTCATTTGGTCAGTTGCTATTTGTGCTTCTATTCcagactttgttttcactgaagCTATAATTGACGATAATGCAGTAGTATGCCAACCAAATTATCCCTCAAATAACGGAAAGACCTGGAAACTGCTTCGGAATTTTGAAGCCAATATTCTAGGGCTTCTCATTCCTCTGATTATCATGACATACTGCTATGTAAGCATCCTTATAGTATTACTAAGGTCCAAAACCTCTAAGAGACATAAAGCTATCAAGCTCATTTTTATGATAGTcggtgtttttattgttttctggGTACCATATAACATTACTCTGTTCTTAGAATCCTTGCAAGAGTTAAACATTGGAAAAAACTGTGGAAACAGTCAGAAGGTGATATTTGCCAGAGATGTTACTGAGGCAATTTCGTTAGTTCACTGTTGTGTAAATCCCGTGATCTACGTTTTAGCTGGTGAGAAGTTTAAAAAGCACCTGGGGAATTTGTTTTATAGACTTACATTTTGCATATCTTTTTGTAAACGTACGACAATTCGCATCAGAGTGTCTGAAAACGAGACCTCAAACACTCCAGTATGA